The following proteins come from a genomic window of Oricola thermophila:
- a CDS encoding sigma-54-dependent transcriptional regulator, translated as MKADILIVDDEQDIREIIAGILEDEGYEARTARDSDSALAAIADRAPRLVFLDIWLQGSKLDGLALLDEIQTMHPGLPVVMISGHGNIETAVSAIKRGAYDYIEKPFKADRLVLVAQRALETSSLKMQVKDLKRRSSETTELIGNSAAINNLRQTIARVAPTNSRILITGPSGSGKELVARAIHAQSTRAEGPFVVINAAAITPSRMETELFGTEPNGGERKVGALEQAHGGILYIDEVADMPLETQSKILRVLVDQEFERVGGVRRVKVDVRIISSTAFNLEELIEAKRFRRDLLNRLAVVPIEVPPLAERREDIPLLVQSFMKMISEQTGIRPKFIGDDAMAVLQTHDWPGNIRQLRNNIERLMILTRDEPEDSVIGVDKLPAEIGENLPKAPTADDAHIMSLPLREARERFERDYLVAQISRFGGNISRTAEFVGMERSALHRKLKSLGV; from the coding sequence ATGAAAGCGGACATTCTGATTGTCGACGATGAACAGGACATCAGGGAGATCATCGCCGGCATCCTCGAAGACGAAGGATACGAGGCACGCACGGCCCGTGACAGCGACAGCGCCCTTGCGGCGATCGCCGATCGTGCGCCGCGCCTTGTTTTCCTGGATATTTGGCTGCAGGGCAGCAAACTGGACGGACTGGCGCTTCTGGACGAGATACAGACCATGCATCCCGGCCTGCCGGTCGTGATGATCTCGGGGCACGGAAACATCGAGACAGCGGTATCCGCCATCAAGCGTGGTGCCTACGACTATATCGAGAAGCCTTTCAAGGCCGACCGGCTAGTACTCGTCGCCCAGCGAGCGTTGGAGACCTCATCCCTGAAGATGCAGGTGAAGGATCTCAAGCGGCGATCAAGCGAGACGACCGAACTGATCGGCAATTCGGCGGCGATCAACAACCTCCGGCAGACCATCGCCCGCGTGGCACCGACCAACAGCCGCATCCTGATCACCGGTCCGTCGGGTTCCGGCAAGGAACTGGTCGCGCGCGCCATTCATGCGCAATCGACACGGGCCGAGGGGCCTTTTGTCGTCATAAATGCGGCGGCCATCACGCCCAGCCGCATGGAGACGGAACTGTTCGGGACCGAGCCTAATGGCGGCGAGCGGAAGGTCGGCGCGCTCGAGCAGGCACATGGCGGAATTCTCTATATCGACGAGGTCGCCGACATGCCGCTGGAAACACAGAGCAAGATCCTGCGCGTGCTGGTCGACCAGGAATTCGAGCGCGTCGGCGGGGTGCGGCGGGTCAAGGTCGATGTGAGGATCATCTCCTCAACGGCCTTCAACCTGGAGGAACTGATCGAGGCAAAGCGTTTTCGCCGTGATCTGCTCAACCGGCTCGCGGTCGTGCCGATCGAGGTGCCGCCGCTTGCCGAGCGGCGCGAGGACATACCGTTGCTCGTCCAGTCATTCATGAAGATGATCAGCGAACAGACTGGCATCCGCCCCAAATTCATCGGCGATGATGCGATGGCCGTCCTGCAGACTCATGACTGGCCGGGAAACATCCGCCAGTTGCGGAACAACATCGAACGGCTGATGATCCTGACGCGGGACGAGCCCGAGGACAGTGTCATCGGTGTCGACAAGCTGCCGGCCGAAATCGGCGAGAACCTGCCAAAGGCACCAACCGCCGACGATGCGCATATCATGTCGCTGCCGCTGCGCGAGGCGCGTGAGCGATTCGAGCGCGACTATCTCGTCGCGCAGATTTCGCGATTTGGCGGAAACATCTCGCGGACAGCCGAATTCGTTGGTATGGAGCGGTCAGCCCTGCACCGCAAACTGAAATCGCTCGGCGTCTGA
- the ntrC gene encoding nitrogen regulation protein NR(I): MKGSVLVADDDAAIRTVVSQALSRAGYDVRVTSNASTLWRWVAAGEGDVVVSDVVMPDDNLFDLLPRMRKVRPDLPIIVMSAQNTFMTAIRASEKGAYEYLPKPFDLVELTGIVGRALAESRRKNGDGQTQAVNPETEGMPLVGRSPAMQDIYRVLARMMQSDLTVLINGESGTGKELVARALHEYGKRKNGPFVAINMAAIPRDLIESELFGHEKGAFTGAQARSTGRFEQAENGTLFLDEIGDMPMDAQTRLLRVLQQGEYMTVGGRTPIKTNVRIVAATNKDLRALINQGLFREDLYYRLNVVPLRMPPLRERLEDIGDLVQHFLVKVQEEGLEAKRILPEALQLMSSYHWPGNVRELENLIRRLCALYPQEEITAEIVAAELDAGEGAESAPADLLHGEMTIAQAVEHNMQDYFRSFGDSLPPPGLYQRVLAEMEQPLILATLAATRGNQIRAAEVLGLNRNTLRKKIKEHGLSVFKGG; this comes from the coding sequence ATGAAGGGGTCCGTTCTCGTCGCGGATGATGACGCGGCCATACGCACGGTAGTCAGCCAGGCGTTGTCACGCGCCGGGTACGATGTACGTGTGACCTCGAATGCGTCGACACTGTGGCGCTGGGTTGCTGCCGGAGAGGGCGATGTCGTGGTAAGCGATGTCGTAATGCCGGACGACAACCTGTTTGACCTGTTGCCGCGCATGCGCAAGGTGCGTCCGGACCTTCCCATCATCGTCATGAGTGCGCAGAACACTTTCATGACGGCCATCCGGGCGTCCGAGAAGGGGGCATACGAATACCTTCCGAAGCCGTTCGACCTTGTGGAACTGACAGGCATTGTCGGACGGGCACTTGCCGAATCCCGGCGGAAGAATGGTGATGGCCAGACGCAAGCGGTCAACCCGGAGACCGAGGGCATGCCTCTGGTCGGTCGATCGCCGGCAATGCAAGATATCTATCGCGTTCTGGCACGCATGATGCAGTCCGATCTGACGGTTCTCATCAACGGTGAATCCGGCACCGGCAAGGAACTGGTTGCGCGCGCCCTGCATGAATACGGCAAGCGCAAGAACGGTCCCTTTGTCGCAATCAATATGGCAGCGATCCCGCGCGACCTTATCGAGTCCGAACTGTTCGGGCACGAAAAGGGTGCGTTTACCGGTGCGCAAGCGCGTTCAACCGGTCGGTTCGAGCAGGCGGAGAACGGTACGCTTTTCCTCGATGAAATCGGTGACATGCCGATGGATGCGCAGACCCGGCTTCTGCGCGTGTTGCAGCAGGGTGAGTACATGACGGTCGGCGGTCGGACTCCGATCAAGACCAATGTTCGCATAGTCGCGGCGACGAACAAGGATCTGCGGGCCCTGATAAACCAGGGCCTTTTCCGCGAAGACCTCTACTATCGACTTAACGTGGTGCCGCTACGCATGCCGCCGCTCAGGGAGCGGCTGGAGGATATTGGCGACCTGGTACAGCATTTCCTGGTCAAGGTGCAGGAGGAAGGCCTCGAAGCGAAGCGCATCCTGCCCGAGGCGCTGCAGCTGATGTCGAGCTATCACTGGCCGGGCAACGTGCGGGAACTCGAGAACCTTATCCGGCGCCTCTGCGCACTTTATCCGCAGGAAGAGATCACGGCAGAGATCGTGGCCGCCGAACTCGATGCCGGAGAGGGGGCAGAAAGCGCTCCGGCCGACCTGCTGCACGGTGAAATGACGATCGCTCAGGCCGTGGAGCACAACATGCAGGACTATTTCCGCTCTTTTGGCGACAGTCTGCCGCCGCCAGGGCTCTACCAGCGGGTGCTTGCAGAAATGGAACAGCCATTGATACTGGCTACGCTTGCCGCGACGCGGGGGAACCAGATCCGCGCTGCGGAAGTGCTCGGTCTCAATCGGAACACCCTTCGAAAGAAGATCAAGGAACACGGTCTGAGCGTGTTCAAGGGCGGATAA
- a CDS encoding sensor histidine kinase NtrY-like, whose protein sequence is MSVMQSAKGAIDLGISDRTHGRRSQIGGIVVIVCALLTAGVSFAVLIGLTPIQPDSTVTLSAIAINGLFVFALMWLIGAELYRIYRARKAGKAASRLHVRIVGLFTIIAAVPALAIAIVASITLDLGLDRWFEIRTKTIVESSLQVAESYINENAINLRDATINMAFAVDSQRRLYSLDREGFRRFLTQQARGRGMLGAFVIRPDGTVVHSADIEVERPLPLPPEDALDAAKDGGPVLIPPGVTNLVGAIIMLREIPNAYLYTIRTVDADVLDAVQLMKENRDEYTGLEANRKNVQLAFAILYFGLTLVLIVSAIWTGLAVANRLVRPIRQLIGAAEEVSEGNLDVRVPVRASDGDVGYLGKTFNSMLGQLKGQRDEILRATELIDQRRRFSEAVLSGVSAGVMGIDDDGCITVSNGSAAAILGTGEQIAPGSKLLDVSPHVADVLSEVRDSGRPDARKQVNFLDRNGRERVLNVQVTMDREVDDGEGEEKGRGAQADDFEMPARHTHVITIDDISDLVEAQRATAWADVARRIAHEIKNPLTPIQLSAERLRRRYGKVVGEDREVFDQCTDTIIRQVGDIGRMVDEFSSFARMPKPVMERKDLRETLREATFLVEVSRSDFTFERDFGEDALICSFDDRLVGQAIGNIIKNASEAVEARQAADDSDEREEGHILVRAYRNENDEIAVDVVDNGKGLPRQNRAKLLEPYMTTREKGTGLGLAIVKKIMEDHGGRLELHDAPAEFHGGKGALVRLVFPAPASEVSGVGKEDPVKIISGGGDARSIAERTA, encoded by the coding sequence ATGTCAGTGATGCAGAGCGCCAAGGGCGCGATCGATCTCGGCATTTCCGATCGAACACATGGCCGAAGGTCGCAGATCGGCGGTATCGTCGTAATTGTTTGCGCCCTGCTGACTGCGGGGGTCTCATTTGCCGTCCTGATCGGACTCACGCCGATCCAGCCCGACAGCACGGTCACGCTCTCCGCGATTGCGATCAACGGTCTGTTCGTGTTTGCCCTGATGTGGCTGATCGGTGCTGAACTCTACCGGATCTATCGTGCGCGAAAGGCCGGCAAGGCAGCCTCGCGGCTTCATGTCCGTATTGTCGGCCTGTTCACGATCATAGCGGCGGTTCCGGCCCTCGCCATTGCGATCGTTGCCAGCATCACGCTGGACCTGGGGCTGGATCGCTGGTTCGAGATTCGCACCAAGACAATCGTCGAATCATCTTTGCAGGTCGCCGAGTCCTACATAAACGAGAATGCCATCAACCTGCGGGATGCAACGATCAACATGGCGTTTGCCGTCGACTCCCAACGGCGCCTTTACAGCCTCGACCGGGAGGGGTTTCGCCGTTTCCTGACCCAGCAGGCTCGCGGACGGGGCATGCTCGGGGCATTCGTCATTCGTCCCGACGGCACGGTCGTCCATAGTGCCGACATAGAGGTCGAGCGGCCGCTTCCGTTGCCACCGGAAGACGCGTTGGACGCGGCTAAGGATGGCGGTCCCGTTCTGATACCGCCGGGGGTGACCAACCTTGTCGGCGCGATCATCATGTTGCGCGAAATACCCAATGCGTATCTCTACACCATCCGGACGGTGGATGCTGACGTGCTGGACGCGGTTCAGTTGATGAAGGAGAACCGCGACGAGTATACCGGGCTCGAAGCCAACCGGAAGAACGTGCAGCTCGCCTTCGCGATTCTCTATTTCGGCTTGACCCTCGTCCTCATCGTGTCCGCGATCTGGACCGGCCTTGCCGTGGCGAACCGGCTGGTGCGGCCGATCCGCCAGTTGATCGGCGCGGCAGAGGAGGTGTCCGAAGGCAATCTCGACGTGCGCGTCCCGGTGCGCGCGTCGGACGGCGATGTGGGTTATCTCGGCAAGACATTCAACAGCATGCTCGGCCAGCTTAAGGGACAGCGGGACGAAATTCTGCGGGCCACGGAACTGATCGACCAGCGCCGTCGGTTTTCGGAAGCAGTCCTGTCCGGCGTGTCGGCCGGAGTCATGGGAATCGATGACGACGGCTGCATCACCGTGTCCAACGGATCGGCTGCAGCCATCCTCGGCACCGGCGAGCAAATCGCGCCCGGAAGCAAGCTTCTGGATGTTTCGCCGCATGTCGCCGATGTGCTCAGCGAAGTGCGCGACAGCGGTCGTCCCGATGCGCGCAAGCAGGTGAATTTCCTCGACCGCAACGGTCGCGAGCGCGTGCTCAACGTTCAGGTCACGATGGATCGCGAAGTCGACGATGGCGAAGGCGAAGAGAAGGGAAGGGGAGCACAGGCGGATGATTTCGAGATGCCCGCACGCCATACGCATGTCATTACGATCGACGACATCTCCGACCTGGTCGAAGCACAACGAGCGACCGCGTGGGCCGACGTGGCGCGGCGCATCGCGCATGAGATCAAGAATCCGCTGACACCGATCCAGCTTTCGGCCGAACGCCTGCGGCGCCGCTACGGCAAGGTCGTCGGCGAGGACAGGGAAGTTTTCGACCAGTGCACGGACACGATCATCCGGCAGGTGGGCGATATCGGCAGGATGGTCGATGAGTTCTCCTCATTCGCGCGCATGCCGAAGCCCGTGATGGAACGGAAGGATCTGCGCGAAACATTGCGCGAAGCGACATTCCTGGTCGAGGTCAGCCGCAGCGACTTCACTTTCGAGAGGGATTTCGGCGAGGATGCGCTGATCTGCAGTTTCGATGATCGGCTGGTCGGCCAGGCGATCGGCAACATCATCAAGAATGCGTCCGAGGCCGTGGAAGCGCGGCAGGCGGCGGATGACTCGGATGAGAGGGAAGAAGGGCACATCCTTGTCAGGGCCTATCGGAACGAGAATGATGAAATTGCGGTCGACGTGGTCGACAACGGCAAGGGATTGCCGCGACAGAACCGCGCCAAGCTTCTCGAGCCCTACATGACGACCCGCGAAAAGGGCACAGGCCTAGGGCTCGCAATCGTGAAAAAGATTATGGAGGACCATGGCGGTCGCCTTGAACTGCACGACGCGCCTGCGGAATTTCACGGCGGAAAGGGAGCATTGGTGAGGCTCGTGTTCCCAGCGCCTGCATCGGAGGTGAGCGGCGTAGGGAAAGAAGATCCCGTGAAAATAATATCCGGCGGTGGCGACGCACGATCAATAGCCGAGAGGACAGCATGA
- a CDS encoding two-component system sensor histidine kinase NtrB, producing the protein MAFTLRKKDTTPDPALALKVLDTLRDPVVLLNQDDSIAFANLEAEYFFSSSRSQLAKTRIHDFVPFSSPLLALIEQVREHESPVNEYRLDLSSPRLGSERIVDVHVTPVSDDPGAMVIVFRERSMAEKFDRQMTHRGAARSVTGLASMLGHEIKNPLSGIRGAAQLLETVVGDEDRALTGLIREETDRIVSLVDRMEVFSDERPIEREAVNIHVVLDRVHKIAVSGFARDIEFQKFYDPSLPLVLGNKDQLIQVFLNLVKNASEACENRENPQIRLRTAFRPGVRLSIPGANERVALPLEFSVEDNGAGVPEDIQMHMFDPFITTKPNGSGLGLALVAKIVGDHGGVIECDSQPNRTVFRILMPAAPRAAVANVESPAGDEQP; encoded by the coding sequence ATGGCATTCACCCTGCGCAAGAAAGACACCACACCTGACCCGGCACTCGCGCTGAAGGTCCTGGATACTTTGCGCGATCCGGTGGTGCTGCTGAACCAGGATGATTCCATTGCGTTCGCCAATCTGGAGGCCGAGTATTTCTTTTCTTCATCCAGAAGTCAGCTCGCCAAAACGCGGATACATGACTTCGTTCCGTTCTCCAGTCCCCTGCTGGCCCTGATCGAACAGGTGCGCGAGCACGAGTCGCCTGTCAATGAATACCGCCTTGACCTATCCTCTCCGCGGCTCGGTAGCGAACGTATCGTGGATGTACATGTGACACCGGTATCCGACGATCCCGGTGCGATGGTAATCGTCTTCCGCGAGCGATCGATGGCCGAAAAGTTCGATCGCCAGATGACGCATCGCGGCGCGGCCCGCTCCGTTACCGGTCTTGCTTCGATGCTCGGGCACGAGATCAAGAATCCGCTGTCGGGTATCCGGGGCGCGGCGCAGTTGCTGGAAACGGTCGTCGGCGATGAGGATCGCGCGCTGACCGGCCTGATCCGCGAGGAGACAGACCGGATCGTATCGTTGGTCGATCGCATGGAAGTCTTTTCCGACGAGCGACCGATCGAACGCGAAGCGGTGAATATCCACGTGGTGTTGGACCGGGTGCACAAGATCGCGGTCTCGGGCTTCGCGCGCGACATCGAGTTCCAGAAATTCTACGATCCATCCCTGCCGCTTGTCTTGGGCAACAAGGATCAGTTGATTCAGGTTTTTCTCAATCTGGTGAAGAACGCCAGCGAAGCCTGTGAGAATCGCGAGAATCCGCAAATTCGACTGCGCACCGCATTCCGGCCGGGTGTGCGGCTCTCCATACCCGGCGCCAATGAGCGCGTGGCTTTGCCGTTGGAATTCAGCGTGGAGGACAATGGTGCGGGCGTGCCCGAGGACATTCAGATGCACATGTTCGATCCGTTTATAACGACCAAGCCGAATGGATCCGGCCTCGGACTGGCGCTGGTCGCGAAGATCGTCGGGGATCACGGGGGAGTCATCGAGTGCGACTCCCAGCCGAACAGGACGGTTTTCCGGATACTCATGCCGGCCGCACCGCGCGCCGCGGTCGCGAATGTCGAGTCACCTGCTGGAGATGAACAGCCATGA